GCAGTCTGGATGCTTGCGAGTATGCTAATCCTTGGGGTGATCGACAACTTTATCGTCGTGATGGCAGAGGTCATCAGTCTTTGGCAGATGTATGTGATCCGTCTGCTCATATCCATTCCTGTGGTCTTTGGTGTGGCGCGACTTTTGGGGCAGCAGTTTTTACCTGTGAACTGGTGGCCTGTTTTGTTGCGCAGCTTTCTGTTTGCTTCGGCGATGTTGTTTTACTTTGCATCGCTCGCCTTTTTGCCGATTGCGCAGTCGCTTGCAGGATTGTTTACCTCGCCCATCATTGTTGTCCTGATCACTGCACTTTTTTTGCGAGAACCGATTGGAGCCTATCGTATTGGCGCTGTGATTGCGGGCTTTGTCGGAACACTTGTCGTGCTTCAGGTCAGCCCGAGCAACTTTAGCCCGCTTGTCATTGTGCCGGTTATCGGCGGGGTTCTGTATGCGCTGAATGCTGTGATTACGCGGCGGATGTGTGGAGCGGAAAGCACCTGCACGCTCTTGGCGGGAACGATGGGGATGCAGGGTGTGCTCGGGATGCTCGGGCTTTTGGCGATTACCGTCTTTGGAGTGGAAGAGATCAGCGGGCCGCTGGCCTTTGTGACGCGGGGCTGGGTCTGGCCAATGGAAGGGGTAGACCTGCTTTTGGTGGCGCATGTGCTCGGCTCAATCGTGGGCGTCTTTTGTCTTACCAAAGCCTATCAGCTCGGTGAGGCCTCGCATGTGGCTGTGTTTGAATATTCGATCATGGTGTTTGGGCCTGCCTTTGCTTTTGTCTGGTTTGGGCAAAGCCTGAGCGCGGTGCAAATGGCGGGGGTTGTGCTGATCATTGTTGCGGGCTCGGTGATTGCTTTGCGTTCGCGGCAAAGCTAGGCTTCGGCCATGATTATTTCGCGCGGGCGACAGTATATTTTTGTGCATATCCCGAAGACGGGGGGGACCTCGCTTGCTCTCGCGCTTGAGGCGCGGGCGATGCGCGACGACTTGATGCTGGGCGATACGCCTAAAGCGCTTAAACGGCGCAAGAAGCTGATGGGCGTGGAGGCGCGCGGGCGGCTTTGGAAGCATTCGACACTGGCTGACATTGAGGGGCTGGTGAGCCGTGATGAGATGCAGGAGATGTTGTGTTTTACTTTGGTGCGTAACCCTTGGGACCGCATTGTGAGTTATTATCACTGGCTGAAAGTGCAGAGCTTTGAGCACCCCGCAGTGGCGACGGCCAAGACGCTGGGCTTTAGTGACTTTCTGCGCGCGCCGGCTGTGGCTGGTCCGATAAAGACGCATCCTTATGAGAGCTATTTGCGCGCGAGTGATGGGCGATCGCGTGAGGCGCTTTATATCAGGCTGGAGCATTTTGCCGAAGATGCTGCGCCGCTCATGGAGCATCTTGGGTTTGAGCTTGATCTGCCACGGGCAAATGCCAGTGTTCGAGAGGGTGATTACCGTCGCTATTTTAGCGCCGATGATTCGGAGGTTGTGGCGGAGCTCTGTGCGGAAGATATTGAGAAATTTAACTACAGTTTCGGTTAAAACGTCAAAAATCAGAACAATTTGGTCGCGCGTTGCCGCGCTGTTTCGCTTGGCGGGACAGTGCCTAAAACTTGTCGCAAACCCGCCCCACAACTTCCAAGAGAATCAGGCCATATCTTTTCACTGCTTATGAAAAGCCGCCTGCCAGCGGCGCTACAAAAACCCGCCTGCCAGCGGTTAGAAAACCTGGGGACGATAAAATGTTTGGATGGAATGGCGCAAAGCGTCAGAAAACCTATTTGGCATCGAAGGGTGCAGAGAGAGGGTATCGCGCCAAGACGGGTGTGATGTCTGGAGTTGTGTCAGGCACGAAAGTGGCCACAGAGTTTGGCTGGCGCGATGTTACCTCGCTGCAAGCCGGCGATCTGGTTTTGACGTTTGACGGCGGTCTGCAGCCTATCTCTTCAGTCAGCCGCACGCCGCTCTGGAGCGGGGAGGGCGCTTGCCCCAGAAACTTCTGGCCTCTGCTTGTGCCTGCGGGCGTTTTGGAAAACGATGTGGCGATGGTTCTGTTGCCGCGTCAGGGCGTGATGCTTGAAAGCGATGTGGCGGAGGAAACGCTTGGCGATCCGTTTGCGATTGTTCCTGCGGCGGCACTTGAGGGTGTGCATGGGATCGAGCGGGTCTTTCCGCAGGATGACATGTGCGTTGTGACCCTGCATTTTGATTGCGCTCAGGTTGTTTTTGCGGAGCAGGGCGCGTTGCTTTTTTGTGCGGCTGGGGGCGATATGCTCGACACAGCGACACGGGCGTTTGACGCTACCCCAGCCTACACGGTGCTCTCGCTTGTTTTGGCGACTGAGGTGATTCAGAGCGGGGCGGTCTGGGCCTGAAACTTTATGGAAAATGGACAGATTTGCGGTGAATTATGGCGCGTGTTGATCTGAAATTGGAAACAATAAGCTCCAATTTGCCACATTGTTGCCATAATTGAGTGAGAAATGCCGCGAAATTGTCTTAATTTGGCCCCACGGCCAACAGGATTGAGAGACAATTTGAATCAAGAGTTACACGTCGTCTGCCAGCGACTGAACACTTGGGGGAAGCGGCCCGCGCGACACGAAAGCGTGAGAGGCCCAACACAAAAGACGCCGCTCCTTTGAGCGACGCCCCTTCAGGTTCACATGGCATTCGGCAGGTATCTGTGCCTGTGCAATGCTGCGTTCTGTAATCCCCGGCTCGCAAGAGTCTCGCGTTTGCAACGTCCGGTCACAGTAGAGTGGGTGCGCCTTCCACGCGCACCCACTCGCTAGCCTTTAGGCCGCTTTGTCAGCGGCAGGGGCAAAGCGAGTGTAGAAGCTTTGCCCTTTTTTAGCCATTTCTTCAAGCAAGGCTGGTGTAGCGAAGCGTGGGCCGTATTGGCCCGCGAGCTCGGCTGTGCGCTCGGCGGCATAGGGCGTTCCGATCATGTCGAGCCACGAGAGGGGGCCGCCAGACCACGGTGCGAAGCCCCAAGCGAGAATGGCCCCGACATCGCCTTCGCGGATGTCCATGAGCACGCCTTCTTCAAGCGCACGCACGGCCTCAAGCACCTGA
This genomic window from Lentibacter algarum contains:
- a CDS encoding DMT family transporter; the encoded protein is MTETRPVAAAVWMLASMLILGVIDNFIVVMAEVISLWQMYVIRLLISIPVVFGVARLLGQQFLPVNWWPVLLRSFLFASAMLFYFASLAFLPIAQSLAGLFTSPIIVVLITALFLREPIGAYRIGAVIAGFVGTLVVLQVSPSNFSPLVIVPVIGGVLYALNAVITRRMCGAESTCTLLAGTMGMQGVLGMLGLLAITVFGVEEISGPLAFVTRGWVWPMEGVDLLLVAHVLGSIVGVFCLTKAYQLGEASHVAVFEYSIMVFGPAFAFVWFGQSLSAVQMAGVVLIIVAGSVIALRSRQS
- a CDS encoding sulfotransferase family 2 domain-containing protein — translated: MIISRGRQYIFVHIPKTGGTSLALALEARAMRDDLMLGDTPKALKRRKKLMGVEARGRLWKHSTLADIEGLVSRDEMQEMLCFTLVRNPWDRIVSYYHWLKVQSFEHPAVATAKTLGFSDFLRAPAVAGPIKTHPYESYLRASDGRSREALYIRLEHFAEDAAPLMEHLGFELDLPRANASVREGDYRRYFSADDSEVVAELCAEDIEKFNYSFG
- a CDS encoding Hint domain-containing protein, encoding MFGWNGAKRQKTYLASKGAERGYRAKTGVMSGVVSGTKVATEFGWRDVTSLQAGDLVLTFDGGLQPISSVSRTPLWSGEGACPRNFWPLLVPAGVLENDVAMVLLPRQGVMLESDVAEETLGDPFAIVPAAALEGVHGIERVFPQDDMCVVTLHFDCAQVVFAEQGALLFCAAGGDMLDTATRAFDATPAYTVLSLVLATEVIQSGAVWA